In one window of Methanosarcina vacuolata Z-761 DNA:
- a CDS encoding ABC transporter permease: protein MKALETLKILKALKALKAQNSIKLERRIIMFDLIIRNIMNRKVRSALTICGIALGIFAVIVMGAMSENFHQTFERSMSVTSDKIRVFAESGVFGGGLTDDKVSDVLRVAGVKDAYGLLMTTFDEDKMGMTGKQILGVPPEKSSVALYPVELKAGRFLNPGDSYNVVVGSNIQREYKLQIGSKFEIHDKYFTVVGILDYTGSIFDNAVIIPLETAQDLYDVGNSISYIFAVPDERVDAEILSKRIELSVKGTSTLSPGELEVQARQSFMIFSVITISSGLLAAIIGGLCVMNTMLMSVAERTREFGILKAIGAETKDILLLTLGEASFMGLFGGILGILVGSVAVYIMNAWLANTRIVLFLITTRLLVIAMLFALLIGALSGLYPAYRASKMSPMEALKHA, encoded by the coding sequence TTGAAAGCTTTGGAAACTTTGAAAATCTTGAAAGCTTTGAAAGCCTTGAAAGCCCAAAATAGTATAAAACTCGAACGCAGGATCATTATGTTTGACCTCATCATCCGAAATATAATGAACAGGAAGGTCAGGAGTGCACTAACAATCTGCGGGATTGCCCTCGGGATCTTTGCAGTTATAGTTATGGGTGCGATGTCCGAAAATTTCCACCAGACCTTTGAGCGTTCCATGAGTGTGACCAGCGACAAAATTCGGGTTTTTGCCGAAAGTGGAGTCTTTGGAGGGGGGCTTACGGACGATAAGGTGAGTGACGTACTCCGGGTGGCAGGGGTGAAAGATGCATATGGGCTTTTAATGACTACTTTTGATGAGGACAAAATGGGAATGACCGGGAAGCAAATTCTGGGAGTCCCACCGGAGAAATCCAGCGTTGCCCTTTATCCCGTAGAGCTGAAAGCAGGCCGTTTCCTCAATCCAGGGGATTCATATAATGTTGTTGTCGGAAGCAACATACAGAGGGAATATAAACTCCAGATCGGGAGTAAGTTTGAGATCCATGACAAGTATTTTACAGTTGTAGGAATTCTGGATTATACCGGCTCGATTTTCGATAACGCGGTAATCATACCTCTTGAAACTGCTCAGGACCTCTACGACGTTGGTAATTCGATTTCCTATATCTTTGCGGTGCCTGACGAGCGAGTGGATGCCGAAATACTCTCCAAACGCATAGAATTGAGCGTTAAAGGCACAAGCACACTTTCTCCTGGAGAGCTTGAGGTGCAGGCAAGGCAGTCCTTTATGATTTTTAGCGTAATCACTATCAGCTCAGGGCTTCTTGCAGCAATCATAGGCGGCCTGTGCGTGATGAATACCATGCTCATGTCCGTTGCCGAGAGAACAAGGGAATTTGGAATTTTAAAAGCCATTGGGGCCGAAACAAAGGATATTTTGCTCCTGACACTCGGAGAAGCTTCATTTATGGGCCTTTTCGGCGGAATCCTCGGAATTCTGGTAGGTTCCGTGGCTGTCTATATTATGAATGCATGGCTCGCAAACACAAGGATAGTGCTTTTCCTGATAACGACCAGGCTACTTGTAATTGCCATGCTTTTTGCCTTGCTGATAGGTGCTCTTTCAGGGCTTTATCCTGCGTACAGGGCCTCGAAAATGAGCCCTATGGAGGCTTTGAAGCATGCATGA